Proteins encoded in a region of the Ptychodera flava strain L36383 chromosome 4, AS_Pfla_20210202, whole genome shotgun sequence genome:
- the LOC139131115 gene encoding cystine/glutamate transporter-like, producing MERKLHGMMADERPQKTATANDQAIDDDEEKVALKKQMSLLVCITVIIGGTIGTGIFISPKGVLQYSESVGLALLVWALTGVIAILAGLSYAELGSTFGKSGGDYTYVNEAFGPLLAFLVAWTQGFISGPASAAVLSITFGRYVAQPLFSECDPPDSSMIMIAVATAVFLYFVNARSVKAATSVQNIFTAAKVIGLSIIIVAGIVQLAKGETQYLENAFEGSTTSIMNVSLAFYQAFFAYGGWVHLNMLTEELKNPQRDFPIAVILSEIAIIVLYVTANIAYLTVMSAEELLASNAVGVTFADYLFGSFAWIIPIFVATSIFGALNGQILSYSRINFTCARDGYLPATMSMVHIDYRTPLPALLTSTVATLLVVAVSTVAGSGIANLLNYISFGNWFSNEMVVAALLYLRWKKPELHRPFKVPLFVPISFVIIAGYLIVTGMIAAPVDTGIGLAIILTGVPVYLFGQWKNKPSSFYDVTDGVSHFIQKFFLVVRQEKETY from the exons ATGGAGAGGAAACTACATGGAATGATGGCCGATGAGCGTCCACAGAAAACAGCGACAGCCAACGATCAAGCCATCGACGACGACGAGGAAAAGGTGGCGCTAAAAAAACAGATGAGCTTGCTCGTTTGTATTACGGTAATCATCGGCGGTACCATCGGGACGGGCATATTCATTTCACCGAAGGGCGTCCTACAGTACTCGGAATCTGTCGGTTTAGCCCTCCTGGTGTGGGCACTTACCGGAGTTATAGCAATACTCGCAGGACTGTCTTACGCAGAGCTGGGATCGACTTTCGGGAAGTCGGGAGGGGATTACACCTACGTCAATGAGGCGTTTGGaccattgttggcatttttggTGGCTTGGACCCAAGGCTTCATATCAGGACCAGCCTCTGCAGCAGTATTGAGTATAACCTTCGGGCGGTACGTGGCCCAACCACTGTTTTCTGAATGCGATCCTCCCGATTCATCCATGATTATGATCGCCGTTGCTACTGCAG TTTTTCTGTATTTCGTGAATGCCCGGAGTGTAAAAGCTGCAACGTCTGTCCAGAACATATTCACGGCGGCCAAGGTGATAGGCTTGTCCATTATCATCGTCGCTGGAATAGTTCAGCTTGCCAAGG GAGAGACACAATATCTGGAAAATGCTTTCGAAGGATCAACGACGTCAATAATGAATGTTTCGCTGGCTTTTTATCAGGCATTCTTTGCATATGGAGGATG gGTACACTTGAACATGCTGACCGAAGAGTTGAAGAATCCACAGCGAGATTTCCCGATCGCggtcattttgtctgaaatcgCCATCATCGTCTTGTACGTGACGGCCAACATTGCTTACCTGACGGTGATGTCCGCCGAAGAACTCTTAGCATCTAACGCTGTCGGCGTG ACATTCGCAGATTATCTCTTCGGTTCCTTTGCTTGGATCATCCCTATTTTCGTTGCAACGTCGATATTTGGTGCGCTCAATGGCCAAATCTTATCTTATTCAAG AATTAATTTCACGTGTGCTCGTGACGGTTACTTACCAGCAACGATGTCTATGGTGCACATAGACTACAGGACGCCTTTGCCGGCTTTGTTGACGTCGACAGTTGCTACTCTG CTGGTAGTGGCGGTATCGACTGTTGCAGGAAGCGGTATTGCAAATCTTCTGAACTACATATCGTTTGGCAACTGGTTTTCCAACGAAATGGTAGTTGCGGCTCTCTTATACTTACGATGGAAAAAACCAGAACTCCATCGTCCTTTTAAG GTGCCTCTCTTTGTTCCGATTTCGTTTGTTATTATCGCGGGATACCTGATTGTCACTGGCATGATAGCAGCGCCAGTGGATACCGGTATCGGTCTGGCGATCATACTGACAGGTGTTCCAGTTTATCTGTTTGGTCAGTGGAAAAATAAACCGTCTTCTTTCTACGACGTAACGG ATGGTGTATCACACTTCATCCAAAAATTCTTCCTGGTCGTAAGACAGGAAAAAGAAACCTACTAG
- the LOC139132150 gene encoding cystine/glutamate transporter-like, with product MSKLRSLQTANPIVDDRTVAGDGATTGEDDKVALKKQMSLFVCITVIVGNTIGTGIFISPKGVLQYTGSVGLSLIVWILGGVLAMLGGLSYAELGSTFGKSGGDYTYIRESFGSTLAFLVVWMHFVIATPGSIVVLSISFARYAIQPFFPGCDPPDEVLLMIALACLVFTYFINSWKVRAATSVQNIFTVAKVTGLLIIIVAGIVQLSKGRTQYLEKAFDDEVNSFMDVSLAFYQALFAYSGWAGLNMMTEELKNPVRDFPIAVVVSETIIIALYLLTNIAYLTVMSAEELLASNAVVTFADYLFGSFSWIVPAFVALSIFGAINGTALALTRIHFTCARDGHLPATMAMVHIKFRTPMPSLLMAAVLALIAFVISILTGSGIENLLNYVTFANWLFIALVNVGLVYLRCKRPDLKRPFKVPLFVPIVFSLSIFYLSITGIIAAPVETGIGLAIILTGVPVYLFGQWKNKPSFFYKLSDGVGNFIQRFLLVVIQEKETY from the exons ATGTCAAAGTTGCGATCATTACAGACTGCGAATCCGATCGTCGACGACCGAACTGTCGCTGGCGATGGCGCGACGACGGGGGAAGACGACAAGGTAGCACTGAAGAAACAGATGAGCCTCTTCGTCTGCATCACTGTCATTGTCGGAAACACCATCGGGACGGGGATATTCATCTCACCGAAGGGCGTCCTCCAGTACACCGGGTCTGTCGGTTTGTCTCTGATAGTCTGGATCCTTGGCGGAGTCCTGGCAATGCTCGGGGGGCTTTCTTACGCCGAGCTGGGTTCCACCTTCGGTAAATCGGGAGGAGACTACACGTACATAAGGGAGTCGTTTGGATCAACCTTGGCATTTCTAGTGGTGTGGATGCATTTTGTTATAGCGACACCAGGCTCGATCGTCGTGTTGAGTATCTCATTTGCACGCTACGCGATACAGCCATTTTTCCCAGGCTGTGACCCTCCTGATGAGGTGTTGTTGATGATTGCGTTGGCTTGTTTGG ttttcacaTACTTTATAAATTCATGGAAAGTACGCGCCGCTACGTCTGTACAGAACATATTCACCGTCGCCAAGGTTACGGGCCTGTTGATCATTATCGTGGCTGGAATAGTTCAACTGTCAAAAG GACGGACCCAATATTTAGAGAAAGCATTCGACGATGAGGTGAATTCTTTCATGGATGTTTCCCTGGCGTTTTATCAGGCGTTGTTTGCGTACAGTGGCTG GGCGGGTTTGAATATGATGACCGAGGAGCTAAAGAATCCGGTTCGAGATTTCCCGATCGCCGTCGTAGTGTCAGAGACTATCATCATTGCTCTGTACTTGTTGACAAACATTGCGTATTTGACCGTGATGTCCGCCGAGGAACTTCTAGCGTCCAATGCCGTGGTG ACATTTGCAGATTATCTCTTTGGTTCTTTTTCCTGGATAGTTCCTGCCTTTGTTGCGCTGTCAATATTTGGAGCAATAAATGGAACAGCGCTGGCTCTCACGCG GATTCACTTTACTTGTGCCCGTGATGGACACCTGCCAGCTACAATGGCAATGGTTCATATTAAGTTCAGAACACCAATGCCTTCTTTACTAATGGCTGCTGTACTTGCATTG ATTGCCTTCGTCATATCGATTCTCACCGGGAGCGGGATCGAAAATCTTCTAAATTACGTCACCTTCGCAAATTGGTTGTTCATAGCCCTGGTAAACGTAGGCCTCGTCTACCTGCGGTGCAAACGACCTGACCTCAAACGACCCTTTAAG GTTCCACTATTCGTGCCCATCGTGTTTTCTCTGTCAATCTTCTACCTGTCCATCACCGGCATCATAGCGGCACCCGTTGAAACCGGTATCGGCCTGGCAATCATACTCACTGGCGTTCCCGTGTACCTTTTTGGACAGTGGAAAAATAAACCATCGTTTTTCTACAAATTAAGTG ATGGAGTCGGGAATTTTATCCAGAGATTCTTGCTCGTTGTAATTCAGGAGAAGGAGACGTACTAG